From a single Candidatus Palauibacter australiensis genomic region:
- a CDS encoding amidase has protein sequence MTHTSIRRVASEVRRGRGGARREADAATRRHETSDLDAYIAFDARALRRQADAIDAAAARGEDPGPLAGVTVSVKDLYALDGTPLYAGTKRALPAWPEGFLVTSLRRLGAVFTGKTHTVEFAFGGVGLNPNTGTPVNPWDPAEHRAPGGSSAGAGVSLWEGSARIALGTDTGGSIRIPASATGVVGLRPTTGRWPTTGVVPLSTSLDTVGMLAHTVEDLRYAFRAIDPPARAGKAPADPVPDSVSGLRIGVPDSRLWTDAEPAIAAVVQDALAELEAAGATLLDIAVPELDEAGERYFDGRIVQPEFLGFLERELPEWIPLLHSIIGKRLGAAGAVRAVDYLAALDARRRLSARAHARLTAERVDLLATPTLPTAPPPLTALSRLGAYRDANRAMLSGTCPASMLDMCAISLPAGLDGEDMPVGLHLMGPSGGDLRLLARAAAAEEVLGTNLTRLGRPPRIAG, from the coding sequence ATGACTCACACCTCCATTCGTCGCGTCGCGTCGGAAGTCCGAAGGGGTCGCGGAGGGGCGCGGCGCGAGGCGGACGCCGCCACCCGTCGCCACGAGACCAGCGATCTGGATGCGTACATCGCGTTCGACGCCAGGGCGCTGCGGCGGCAAGCGGACGCCATCGATGCCGCTGCCGCCCGCGGCGAGGATCCGGGCCCGCTGGCGGGCGTCACCGTATCCGTCAAGGACCTCTATGCCCTCGACGGCACCCCGCTGTACGCCGGCACGAAGCGGGCGCTCCCCGCCTGGCCCGAAGGGTTCCTCGTGACGTCGCTGCGTCGATTGGGCGCCGTGTTCACCGGCAAGACGCACACCGTCGAGTTCGCTTTCGGCGGGGTCGGGCTCAACCCGAACACGGGGACGCCCGTGAACCCGTGGGATCCGGCCGAGCACCGGGCCCCCGGCGGTTCGTCGGCGGGCGCCGGCGTGAGTCTGTGGGAAGGTTCCGCCCGGATCGCGCTCGGCACGGACACGGGGGGTTCGATTCGAATCCCCGCCTCGGCGACCGGGGTCGTGGGTCTCCGTCCCACCACCGGCCGCTGGCCGACCACCGGCGTCGTCCCCCTCAGCACATCGCTCGACACGGTGGGAATGCTCGCCCACACCGTCGAGGACCTTCGCTACGCCTTCCGTGCCATCGACCCGCCCGCGCGAGCCGGGAAGGCGCCGGCCGACCCGGTCCCGGACAGTGTTTCGGGGCTGAGGATCGGGGTCCCCGATTCCCGCCTGTGGACGGACGCGGAGCCCGCTATCGCGGCCGTCGTTCAGGACGCGCTCGCCGAGCTCGAGGCCGCCGGTGCGACGCTTCTCGACATCGCTGTGCCCGAACTCGACGAAGCCGGGGAGCGCTACTTCGACGGCCGGATCGTGCAGCCGGAGTTCCTCGGGTTCCTGGAACGAGAACTGCCGGAGTGGATTCCGCTGCTGCACTCGATCATCGGCAAGCGGCTGGGAGCGGCGGGCGCCGTGCGGGCCGTCGACTACCTGGCCGCCCTCGACGCGCGCCGCCGCCTGTCGGCGCGGGCCCACGCCCGACTGACCGCGGAGCGCGTGGACCTGTTGGCGACGCCCACCCTGCCGACCGCGCCGCCGCCGCTTACTGCCCTGTCGCGCCTGGGCGCGTACCGCGACGCCAACCGCGCCATGCTCTCCGGCACCTGCCCGGCCAGCATGCTCGACATGTGCGCAATCTCGCTTCCCGCCGGGCTGGACGGAGAGGACATGCCCGTCGGTCTCCATCTGATGGGACCCTCGGGCGGGGATCTGAGGCTCCTCGCGCGGGCGGCCGCCGCGGAGGAAGTCCTCGGGACGAACCTGACCCGACTTGGAAGGCCGCCGAGGATCGCGGGATAG
- a CDS encoding 6-bladed beta-propeller translates to MIPRPERLLLTMLGMLAAACDQENASFSATMVADSAGIAIVTSDPLHSIRRCTVSGEPSFAVGEVSGDDRYEFYAIRGLVRLSDGSVAVADETTSSVRIFSATGEYVRSMGRRGEGPGEFRDPHLMWTLPGDTIWVGNLRPWYFNVFTAAGEFVRIVQISPAYANPSRGGGVLSNGSSINVRVEGGGEDYRTPQDVFVDVHTRDGGLVGTLMTLEGRRYGPPSGPINLVLDPLFEAAPSVDADGATIAVTDGREPEVRLLDEEFRLRRIVRWVDGDRDVTAAHASAWREDFLERRRREGREPGPVADLMASEDRPVADRFPASSGVDVGRDGRVWVGRYPKPRESVGWLVFEGDGEFLCHLESVPGLEVWEFGADYLLGTREDALGVESVAIFPFQPPDDTDAGIPDEN, encoded by the coding sequence ATGATCCCGCGACCTGAACGGCTGCTGCTGACGATGCTCGGCATGCTGGCGGCGGCTTGCGACCAGGAGAACGCCAGCTTCAGCGCCACGATGGTCGCCGACAGCGCCGGCATCGCCATCGTGACGAGCGATCCCCTCCATAGCATCCGGCGCTGCACGGTCAGCGGCGAACCGAGCTTCGCCGTGGGGGAGGTCTCCGGCGATGACCGGTATGAATTCTACGCTATTCGCGGTCTCGTACGACTCTCGGACGGGTCCGTGGCTGTGGCCGACGAAACGACGTCGAGCGTCCGCATTTTCAGCGCGACAGGAGAATATGTCCGCTCAATGGGGCGGCGGGGCGAGGGTCCCGGCGAGTTCCGGGATCCGCATCTCATGTGGACCCTCCCCGGCGACACGATCTGGGTGGGCAACCTGCGGCCGTGGTACTTCAACGTATTCACGGCCGCAGGCGAGTTCGTTCGAATAGTCCAGATCAGCCCCGCCTACGCGAATCCAAGCCGCGGCGGCGGAGTGCTGTCCAACGGCTCGTCGATCAACGTGCGCGTGGAAGGGGGCGGGGAAGATTATCGTACGCCCCAGGACGTCTTCGTTGACGTCCACACGCGGGATGGGGGCCTCGTCGGTACCCTGATGACCCTGGAAGGACGCCGATACGGTCCCCCGAGCGGTCCCATCAACCTGGTTCTCGACCCCCTCTTCGAAGCCGCGCCCTCCGTCGATGCCGACGGTGCGACGATTGCCGTGACCGACGGTCGCGAGCCGGAAGTGCGGCTGCTGGACGAGGAGTTTCGGTTGCGGCGGATCGTTCGCTGGGTCGACGGCGACCGGGACGTAACGGCCGCACACGCGAGCGCCTGGCGGGAGGATTTTCTGGAACGGCGGCGGCGGGAGGGGAGGGAACCAGGCCCTGTCGCCGACCTCATGGCGAGCGAGGATCGTCCCGTCGCCGACCGTTTCCCCGCCTCGAGCGGCGTCGACGTAGGGCGGGATGGCCGCGTCTGGGTCGGTCGCTACCCGAAGCCGCGGGAGTCGGTCGGCTGGCTCGTATTCGAGGGAGATGGCGAGTTTCTCTGCCATCTTGAGTCGGTTCCCGGCCTGGAGGTCTGGGAGTTCGGCGCCGATTACCTCCTCGGAACCCGCGAAGACGCGCTCGGAGTGGAGTCCGTCGCGATCTTTCCGTTCCAGCCTCCGGACGATACGGATGCGGGGATCCCCGACGAGAACTGA
- the pheA gene encoding prephenate dehydratase: MRGSARKLAETVWGMGSGRTRVGYLGPPGTFSEQAARRYDPLARHVPFGDIESVVRAAEKEKIDEALVPLENSTEGPVTVTTDLLVHRTDLRIRREVVLPIHLCLLTEGGVDFDEIRVVYSHPQAIAQCRDYLARKLPNAEPVASLSTVRAVEDMRIDGPGAAAISSLRAAEVRHAFVREGHIEDVPGNRTRFAVLAQRDHEPTGKDKTSICFDFAADGPGTLYQALGELANRRINMLKIESRPAKSSLGRYVFLIDFEGHRTDRFVAEALDRIRERASSFKILGSYPKASDPAP; encoded by the coding sequence ATGCGGGGTAGTGCGCGGAAGCTTGCGGAGACGGTCTGGGGAATGGGGAGCGGACGGACCAGGGTGGGCTACCTCGGGCCTCCCGGAACGTTCAGCGAGCAGGCGGCGCGGCGTTACGATCCGCTGGCGCGTCACGTGCCGTTCGGGGACATCGAGAGCGTCGTGCGTGCGGCGGAGAAGGAGAAGATCGACGAGGCGCTCGTCCCGCTGGAGAACAGCACGGAAGGCCCCGTCACCGTGACGACCGACCTCCTCGTCCACCGAACGGACCTACGGATCCGACGTGAAGTCGTCCTTCCGATCCACCTCTGTCTGCTGACGGAGGGCGGCGTCGATTTCGACGAAATACGGGTCGTCTATTCCCATCCGCAGGCGATCGCCCAGTGCCGGGACTATCTGGCGCGCAAACTGCCGAACGCGGAACCCGTGGCCTCGCTGAGCACGGTGAGGGCCGTGGAGGACATGCGGATCGACGGGCCCGGAGCGGCGGCCATATCGAGCTTGCGGGCGGCCGAGGTTCGCCACGCCTTCGTGCGCGAAGGTCACATCGAGGACGTGCCGGGGAACCGCACCCGGTTCGCCGTGCTGGCGCAGCGGGATCACGAACCTACGGGAAAGGACAAGACGTCGATCTGCTTCGACTTCGCGGCCGACGGTCCGGGCACTCTCTACCAGGCGCTCGGCGAGTTGGCGAACCGGCGGATCAACATGCTGAAGATCGAATCGCGCCCCGCGAAGAGCAGCCTCGGACGGTACGTCTTTCTCATCGATTTCGAGGGGCACCGTACCGACCGCTTCGTAGCGGAGGCACTGGACCGAATCAGGGAGCGCGCGTCGTCCTTCAAGATCCTGGGGTCCTATCCCAAGGCATCCGACCCGGCCCCCTAG